The Petropleomorpha daqingensis genome includes a window with the following:
- a CDS encoding glycosyltransferase family 2 protein, whose translation MAESTSPAFSLVIPCYNEAASLPELVLRARFTAEAGDGEVILVDNGSTDDTPKVLAELIAPDDPRVRSIRVEPNEGYGWGITSGLAVARGPIVGWTHADLQTDPADALRAVAAMEGTERAFVKGRRYGRPLADRVFTAGMSVFETALLRRHLNDINAQPTMFHRSLLEEWGTAPKDFALDLFAMYTAAERGFEIRRVPVVFAPRRFGTSSWNVDLAAKRKFIRRTVDFSLALRKQL comes from the coding sequence GTGGCTGAGTCGACCAGCCCGGCGTTCAGCCTGGTGATCCCCTGCTACAACGAGGCCGCGTCGCTGCCCGAGCTGGTGCTGCGCGCCCGCTTCACGGCCGAGGCCGGCGACGGCGAGGTGATCCTCGTCGACAACGGCAGCACCGACGACACCCCGAAGGTGCTGGCCGAGCTGATCGCGCCGGACGACCCGCGGGTGCGCTCGATCCGCGTCGAGCCGAACGAGGGCTACGGGTGGGGCATCACGTCGGGTCTGGCGGTGGCCCGCGGCCCGATCGTCGGGTGGACGCACGCCGACCTGCAGACCGATCCGGCCGACGCGCTGCGCGCCGTCGCCGCGATGGAGGGCACGGAGCGCGCCTTCGTGAAGGGGCGCCGCTACGGCCGGCCGCTGGCCGACCGGGTGTTCACCGCCGGCATGTCGGTCTTCGAGACCGCGCTGCTGCGCCGGCACCTCAACGACATCAACGCGCAGCCGACGATGTTCCACCGCTCCCTGCTCGAGGAGTGGGGCACCGCGCCGAAGGACTTCGCGCTCGACCTGTTCGCGATGTACACGGCCGCCGAGCGGGGCTTCGAGATCCGGCGGGTGCCGGTGGTCTTCGCCCCTCGCAGGTTCGGCACCTCGTCGTGGAACGTCGACCTGGCCGCGAAGCGGAAGTTCATCCGGCGCACCGTCGACTTCAGCCTGGCCCTGAGGAAGCAGCTGTGA
- a CDS encoding NTP transferase domain-containing protein, with translation MKPQLVIPMTGISSRFTAAGYDRPKALIEIDGETVIDHVIDMYPGWDDVVFICNADHLADPRLRLRERLLERRPQGTVVEVAAHKLGPGHAVLEAADHIARDKPVVVNYCDFTSYWDADDFADYLGSGVVTGGAIPAYRGFHPHTLHTTSYAYPKLEGQYVVDIQEKQPWTDDPHSEFASSGTYGFVSGQVLLDALEHQVKAGYLLNGEFYLSLTYKSVLDLGLTVGVYELQHFMQWGTPQDLEEYREWSNALAHWLRGPAEPEPHATRVVLASGAGKRFADLGYDRPKPLLDVAGRTLLEHALLAVPGAESVVVTRSDLGDGGAVADLAVREGAAVVELAGLSRGQADSALSGLRPLLDSAPDRPVTVTACDAVPRPAPGALAGALRAAGDDGLVVWIAPGYRLARRRPQQYGWVTWDDEGLVQRTWLKEAPEDPAEAGVIIGTFSFPSARTAAADIEELLSSDETVNGEYYLDSLVRRFVAAGRPVVVLLLDSFVSLGTPDEYETFRYWQSCFHKWVHHPYALAADPMVPPTARAELDRTFRDFVPTASGRTWA, from the coding sequence GTGAAGCCGCAGCTGGTGATCCCGATGACCGGGATCAGCTCGCGGTTCACCGCGGCGGGGTACGACCGCCCGAAGGCGCTGATCGAGATCGACGGCGAGACCGTGATCGACCACGTCATCGACATGTACCCGGGCTGGGACGACGTGGTGTTCATCTGCAACGCCGACCACCTGGCAGATCCTCGGCTGCGGCTGCGCGAGCGGCTGCTGGAGCGGCGTCCGCAGGGCACCGTCGTCGAGGTCGCGGCGCACAAGCTGGGCCCGGGGCACGCCGTCCTGGAGGCGGCCGACCACATCGCCCGGGACAAGCCGGTGGTCGTGAACTACTGCGACTTCACCAGCTACTGGGACGCCGACGACTTCGCCGACTACCTCGGCTCCGGCGTCGTGACCGGTGGGGCGATCCCGGCCTACCGCGGGTTCCACCCCCACACCTTGCACACGACGTCCTACGCCTACCCCAAGCTCGAGGGGCAGTACGTCGTCGACATCCAGGAGAAGCAGCCCTGGACCGACGACCCGCACTCGGAGTTCGCCTCGTCGGGGACCTACGGGTTCGTCAGCGGGCAGGTCCTCCTCGACGCCCTCGAGCACCAGGTGAAGGCCGGTTACCTGCTCAACGGCGAGTTCTACCTGAGCCTCACCTACAAGAGCGTGCTGGACCTCGGGCTCACCGTGGGCGTCTACGAGCTGCAGCACTTCATGCAGTGGGGGACCCCGCAGGACCTCGAGGAGTACCGGGAGTGGTCCAACGCCCTGGCGCACTGGCTCCGGGGCCCGGCCGAGCCCGAGCCCCACGCCACGCGCGTCGTCCTGGCCAGCGGGGCCGGCAAGCGCTTCGCCGATCTCGGCTACGACCGGCCCAAGCCGCTGCTCGACGTCGCCGGGCGCACGCTGCTCGAGCACGCGCTGCTCGCGGTGCCGGGCGCCGAGTCGGTCGTCGTCACGCGGTCCGACCTCGGGGACGGCGGCGCGGTCGCCGACCTGGCGGTCCGCGAGGGTGCCGCCGTCGTCGAGCTCGCGGGGCTCTCCCGCGGGCAGGCCGACTCCGCGCTCTCCGGTCTGCGTCCGCTCCTGGACAGCGCCCCCGACCGCCCGGTCACCGTCACCGCCTGCGACGCCGTGCCCCGTCCGGCACCAGGCGCCCTGGCAGGGGCGCTGCGCGCCGCGGGCGACGACGGCCTCGTCGTCTGGATCGCCCCGGGCTACCGGCTGGCCCGGCGCCGGCCGCAGCAGTACGGCTGGGTGACCTGGGACGACGAGGGCCTCGTGCAGCGCACGTGGCTCAAGGAGGCACCGGAGGACCCGGCCGAGGCCGGCGTGATCATCGGCACCTTCAGCTTCCCGTCCGCGCGCACGGCCGCCGCCGACATCGAGGAGCTGCTGTCCAGCGACGAGACCGTCAACGGCGAGTACTACCTCGACAGCCTCGTGCGGCGCTTCGTCGCCGCCGGGCGGCCGGTGGTCGTGCTCCTGCTGGACAGCTTCGTGTCCCTCGGGACGCCGGACGAGTACGAGACCTTCCGGTACTGGCAGAGCTGCTTCCACAAGTGGGTACACCACCCGTACGCGCTGGCCGCCGACCCGATGGTGCCGCCGACCGCGCGGGCCGAGCTGGACCGGACGTTCCGCGACTTCGTGCCGACGGCCAGCGGGCGGACCTGGGCATGA
- the glfT1 gene encoding galactofuranosyltransferase GlfT1: MSAAAPADAERIVVVVVTRYRRDLLAESLAAIATQTRPVDHVIVVDNGPEQSVEEVVRSCGLPVTYLPSRRNLGGAGGFALGMLHALSLGADWVWCADDDGRPADDTVLATLLDSARTHGLAEVSPLVTDKADPERLAFPLRRGLRWRRRRSDFAGLDLLPRYASLFNGALFRADALDVVGVPDYRLFFRGDETEIHRRLLRAGLPFGTCPQAAYVHPEGTTEFEDILGGRLSAQYPADEVKRFFTYRNRGYLMAQPGMRWLLPLEFLRFGWFFLVTRRDRAGWREWLRLTAAGRHERFTRA; encoded by the coding sequence GTGAGCGCTGCTGCTCCGGCGGACGCCGAGCGGATCGTCGTCGTCGTCGTCACCCGGTACCGCCGGGACCTGCTCGCGGAGAGCCTCGCCGCGATCGCGACGCAGACCCGTCCGGTCGACCACGTCATCGTCGTGGACAACGGTCCCGAGCAGTCGGTGGAGGAGGTCGTGCGGTCCTGCGGGCTGCCGGTCACCTACCTGCCGAGCCGCCGGAACCTCGGGGGGGCCGGTGGCTTCGCGCTCGGGATGCTGCACGCGCTCTCCCTCGGCGCGGACTGGGTGTGGTGCGCCGACGACGACGGCCGCCCGGCCGACGACACCGTCCTCGCCACACTGCTGGATTCCGCCCGCACGCACGGCCTGGCCGAGGTCTCGCCGCTGGTGACCGACAAGGCCGACCCGGAGCGGCTGGCCTTCCCGCTGCGGCGGGGGCTGCGGTGGCGACGCCGGCGCAGCGACTTCGCCGGTCTGGACCTGCTGCCCCGGTACGCCTCGCTGTTCAACGGCGCGCTGTTCCGGGCCGACGCGCTGGACGTGGTCGGCGTACCCGACTACCGGCTGTTCTTCCGCGGCGACGAGACCGAGATCCACCGGCGGCTGCTGCGCGCCGGTCTGCCGTTCGGCACCTGCCCGCAGGCCGCCTACGTCCACCCGGAGGGGACCACCGAGTTCGAGGACATCCTCGGCGGGCGGCTGTCCGCGCAGTACCCCGCCGACGAGGTCAAGCGGTTCTTCACCTATCGCAACCGGGGATACCTCATGGCGCAGCCGGGCATGCGCTGGCTGCTGCCGCTGGAGTTCCTCCGGTTCGGCTGGTTCTTCCTCGTCACGCGGCGCGACCGGGCCGGGTGGCGGGAGTGGCTGCGGCTCACGGCCGCCGGCCGGCACGAGCGGTTCACCCGGGCCTGA
- a CDS encoding glycosyltransferase family 2 protein, producing MTEPADVPLRVVAVTYSPGSALDGFVRTLGRATTRPLDVVLADNGSTDGAPEAAVEQFPHVRLLRTGGNVGYGAAVNAALADLSEGYALVANPDVQFEPGAVDELLTVAARWPRAATVGPAIRTPEGELYPSARDLPRLSTGIGHAALGWVWPANPWTARYRREREAPRERPAGWLSGSCFLVDLAAFWSVGGFDPGYFMYFEDVDLAERLGRRGYLHVYAPSAVVVHEGGHSTRREPHRMARVHHTSALRYLSRQYPGGRNAPLRAALRAGLGARMLMSYVSGRVAAGARFQRRAVELGAGRRRAQGGS from the coding sequence GTGACAGAGCCAGCCGACGTGCCGTTGCGGGTCGTGGCCGTCACGTACTCGCCCGGTTCGGCGCTCGACGGGTTCGTGCGCACTCTCGGCCGTGCCACCACCCGGCCGCTGGACGTGGTGCTGGCCGACAACGGCTCCACCGACGGCGCCCCGGAAGCGGCCGTCGAGCAGTTCCCGCACGTGCGTCTCCTGCGGACGGGCGGCAACGTCGGCTACGGCGCCGCGGTCAACGCCGCCCTGGCCGACCTGAGCGAGGGCTACGCGCTGGTGGCCAACCCCGACGTCCAGTTCGAGCCGGGAGCCGTCGACGAGCTGCTGACCGTGGCCGCCCGCTGGCCGCGCGCGGCCACCGTCGGTCCGGCGATCCGCACGCCGGAGGGCGAGCTCTACCCCTCGGCGCGGGACCTGCCGCGGCTGTCGACGGGCATCGGGCACGCCGCGCTCGGCTGGGTGTGGCCGGCCAACCCGTGGACGGCGCGGTACCGACGGGAGCGGGAGGCGCCCCGCGAGCGTCCGGCCGGGTGGCTGTCCGGTTCCTGCTTCCTCGTCGACCTCGCCGCCTTCTGGTCGGTCGGCGGGTTCGACCCCGGCTACTTCATGTACTTCGAAGACGTCGACCTGGCCGAGCGGCTCGGCCGCCGCGGCTACCTGCACGTGTACGCGCCGTCGGCGGTCGTGGTGCACGAGGGCGGGCACTCCACCCGCCGGGAGCCGCACCGGATGGCCCGGGTCCACCACACGAGCGCGCTGCGCTACCTGTCGCGGCAGTACCCGGGCGGGCGGAACGCCCCGCTGCGGGCGGCGCTGCGGGCCGGACTCGGTGCCCGGATGCTCATGTCCTACGTCAGCGGACGGGTGGCGGCCGGCGCGCGGTTCCAGCGCCGCGCCGTCGAGCTGGGCGCCGGACGGCGCCGCGCCCAGGGGGGCAGCTGA
- a CDS encoding HAD family hydrolase, whose amino-acid sequence MTTPRLPSLVIFDLDDTLYPYEPCHKAGMAALVHFATRELGVKERAFLDVWDAARKKVKARLGATGSSHSRLLYGHEAIEMLGLRSQPGLALALEQEYWREYLLAAKLRPGARDLLSSLRYNNIPIAIVTDLTAQIQFRKLVHLELDQVVDHVVVSEEATTDKIGLEPFRVLFDRLPRQDGNHVWFVGDSVADVSCIERLVKEELIESGTGWLLAGHGEPPADSVTWSRMEAIENALAELVPGGKEASA is encoded by the coding sequence ATGACCACTCCCCGTCTGCCCTCGCTGGTGATCTTCGACCTCGACGACACGCTGTACCCCTACGAGCCCTGCCACAAGGCGGGCATGGCCGCGCTCGTCCACTTCGCGACGCGCGAGCTCGGGGTCAAGGAGCGGGCCTTCCTCGACGTGTGGGACGCCGCTCGCAAGAAGGTCAAGGCCCGCCTCGGGGCCACCGGCAGCTCGCACAGCCGGCTGCTCTACGGGCACGAGGCGATCGAGATGCTCGGGCTGCGCAGCCAGCCGGGGCTCGCCCTGGCCCTCGAGCAGGAGTACTGGCGCGAGTACCTGCTGGCCGCCAAGCTGCGCCCGGGCGCCCGGGATCTGCTCAGCTCGCTGCGGTACAACAACATCCCGATCGCGATCGTCACCGACCTGACGGCGCAGATCCAGTTCCGCAAGCTCGTGCACCTCGAGCTCGACCAGGTCGTCGACCACGTCGTCGTCTCCGAGGAGGCGACCACCGACAAGATCGGTCTCGAGCCGTTCCGCGTGCTCTTCGACCGGCTGCCCCGGCAGGACGGCAACCACGTGTGGTTCGTCGGGGACTCGGTGGCCGACGTCTCGTGCATCGAACGGCTGGTCAAGGAGGAGCTCATCGAGTCGGGCACCGGATGGCTGCTCGCCGGCCACGGTGAGCCCCCGGCCGACAGCGTGACCTGGTCCCGGATGGAAGCCATCGAGAACGCGCTGGCCGAGCTCGTGCCGGGCGGCAAGGAGGCCTCGGCGTGA
- a CDS encoding class II aldolase/adducin family protein: MGSEVLDELNRHAAAIGDDLRLVQGAGGNLSGKDGGLVWVKASGTRLGEALDRPIFVGVDGPRAREDVLRMEDLRHVVVELADERASRPSIETALHVLLPHRYVFHVHSVGAVAAAAQREPAAVLDRLREVAPVAWVPYAKPGIALARAVLAAQEAAGDSAETVFLLGNHGLLTAAGTADRTRELIDEAEAVLRADDTPLTPGGDDPTELAPAGSLDAAGTRMLVGGVLTPDEAVFLGRRPFADAPDAGGSAVVTSEGAVLVREDLSADAREIALSFVAAATHADPAAPVRYLDDDEVDALVDWEAEKWRRGMER; the protein is encoded by the coding sequence GTGGGGAGCGAGGTTCTGGACGAACTGAACCGGCACGCGGCAGCCATCGGCGACGATCTGCGGCTCGTGCAGGGGGCCGGGGGCAATCTCAGCGGCAAGGACGGCGGCCTAGTGTGGGTCAAGGCGTCGGGCACGCGGCTGGGTGAGGCGCTGGACCGGCCGATCTTCGTCGGCGTCGACGGCCCGCGCGCACGGGAGGATGTGCTGCGCATGGAGGATCTCCGGCACGTCGTCGTCGAACTGGCCGACGAGCGGGCCTCCCGGCCGTCCATCGAGACGGCGCTGCACGTCCTCCTCCCGCACCGTTACGTCTTCCACGTGCACTCGGTCGGCGCCGTCGCGGCCGCCGCGCAGCGCGAGCCCGCCGCCGTCCTCGACCGGCTGCGCGAGGTGGCGCCCGTCGCCTGGGTGCCCTACGCCAAGCCAGGTATCGCGCTCGCCCGCGCCGTCCTCGCCGCGCAGGAGGCGGCCGGCGACTCCGCCGAGACGGTCTTCCTGCTGGGCAACCACGGGCTGCTGACCGCCGCCGGCACCGCCGACCGCACGCGCGAGCTCATCGACGAGGCGGAGGCGGTGCTGCGGGCCGACGACACTCCGCTGACGCCGGGTGGGGACGACCCGACGGAGCTGGCGCCGGCGGGCAGCCTCGACGCCGCCGGCACGCGGATGCTCGTCGGTGGCGTCCTGACCCCCGACGAGGCGGTGTTCCTCGGGCGGCGTCCCTTCGCCGACGCGCCCGACGCCGGCGGCTCGGCCGTCGTGACCTCGGAGGGTGCGGTGCTCGTGCGCGAGGACCTCTCCGCCGACGCGCGGGAGATCGCGCTCAGTTTCGTGGCGGCAGCGACGCACGCGGACCCCGCGGCGCCGGTGCGCTACCTGGACGACGACGAGGTCGACGCTCTGGTCGACTGGGAGGCCGAAAAGTGGCGACGCGGGATGGAGCGGTGA
- the wzt gene encoding galactan export ABC transporter ATP-binding subunit Wzt/RfbE — MSLLPDLPEVSITATDACVDFPIFDAKSRSLKKTMMGLVGGNIASESKVPIIEALRGITLHLEHGARVGLVGHNGAGKSTLLRLFSGIYEPTRGTAQIRGRVAPVFDLGVGMDPEISGLENIIVRGLFLGMTRKQMEERVDDIAEFTELGDFLRMPLRTYSTGMRVRLALGVVTSIDPEILLLDEGIGAVDAAFLEKSKKRLAELVERSGLLVFASHSDEFLRELCDTAIWMEHGQVKRQGEIEEVLRAYKGHAA, encoded by the coding sequence GTGAGCCTCCTCCCGGACCTCCCCGAGGTCAGCATCACCGCGACCGACGCGTGCGTCGACTTCCCGATCTTCGACGCGAAGAGCCGTTCGCTGAAGAAGACGATGATGGGCCTGGTCGGCGGGAACATCGCCAGCGAGTCCAAGGTGCCGATCATCGAGGCCCTGCGCGGCATCACGCTGCACCTCGAGCACGGTGCACGGGTCGGGCTCGTGGGGCACAACGGCGCCGGCAAGTCCACGCTGCTGCGGCTGTTCTCGGGCATCTACGAACCGACGCGCGGGACGGCGCAGATCCGCGGCCGCGTCGCGCCGGTCTTCGACCTCGGCGTGGGCATGGACCCCGAGATCTCGGGCCTGGAGAACATCATCGTCCGCGGGCTGTTCCTGGGGATGACCCGCAAGCAGATGGAGGAGCGCGTCGACGACATCGCCGAGTTCACCGAGCTCGGGGACTTCCTCCGGATGCCGCTGCGCACCTACTCGACCGGGATGCGCGTGCGGCTGGCGCTGGGCGTGGTCACCAGCATCGACCCGGAGATCCTGCTGCTCGACGAGGGCATCGGCGCGGTGGACGCGGCCTTCCTGGAGAAGTCGAAGAAGCGCCTCGCCGAGCTGGTGGAGCGCTCCGGCCTGCTGGTGTTCGCCTCGCACTCCGACGAGTTCCTGCGCGAGCTCTGCGACACCGCCATCTGGATGGAGCACGGCCAGGTGAAGCGCCAGGGCGAGATCGAGGAGGTCCTGCGGGCCTACAAGGGGCACGCCGCGTGA
- a CDS encoding GtrA family protein, which yields MKGSLLRFLLVGGTTVLIDAVVYQLLLLGDVPHGWAKASSFIAGALFAYVANWRFTFKGQHHRWSLVAFVVVYLCALGLNVGVNALVLAILGSSATWAVGTAFVLATGASAAWNFLGMARFVFRSPVRDPEPVEVAGPRG from the coding sequence GTGAAGGGTTCGCTGCTGCGCTTCCTGCTCGTCGGCGGCACGACCGTGCTCATCGACGCCGTCGTCTACCAGCTGCTGCTGCTCGGCGACGTGCCGCACGGCTGGGCGAAGGCGTCGAGCTTCATCGCCGGTGCCCTGTTCGCCTACGTGGCCAACTGGCGCTTCACCTTCAAGGGCCAGCACCACCGCTGGTCGCTGGTGGCCTTCGTCGTCGTGTACCTCTGCGCGCTCGGTCTGAACGTGGGCGTCAACGCCCTGGTGCTCGCGATCCTGGGCAGCTCGGCCACCTGGGCCGTCGGCACGGCCTTCGTGCTCGCCACCGGCGCCTCGGCGGCGTGGAACTTCCTGGGCATGGCCCGCTTCGTCTTCCGGTCGCCGGTGCGCGATCCCGAGCCCGTGGAGGTGGCCGGTCCCCGTGGCTGA
- a CDS encoding glycosyltransferase, with product MTNHSLATDEPVLPDAVAEPSAEELVPGKAVQLLQRVLMPRPADQLKVRNLYLDEVNSGRAKVRDRFTAELGAGWEVSFATYFNAFPASYWRRWSVLENVVLRMTLSGACRVDIYRSKADGESMHVTGATHEGADRTLEFELDLAPFADGGWYWFDITTDEPTSIRDAGWYAPHAPAEELKLAVGICTYNRPVDAVAALEALVEDKTVRDDLHLVVVADQGNKHVKDAAHFPAVADALGDRLRVVQQPNLGGSGGFARTIHESFTRSEATHVVLLDDDIQLEPDSLLRARAFAAYAKEPILVGGQMLALQDRSVLHAMGEIVDRSNFFWRNAPNTEYFHDFGEETLRESPDLHRRIDVDYNGWWMCLIPRQVFETVGMPLPVFIKWDDAEYGLRAFAAGFPTVSLPGTAIWHLSWGDKDDASDWQAYFHIRNRLIAAALHSPHKHGGSMFRDMLKNDLRFLITLQYSTVELHQMAYRDFLAGPEAMFEQMPASVVRARETRATHSDGRVLSSEAELPLPSMAAAEAIKFRQIPVNPLQIGSTLVKAIAHNASPVAPVNREVPQLNLAYQDARWFLLARLDSATVGTADGRGVTFRQRDPKAFRALFANSVRLLNQMSKNFPDLQQRWQAAAAELTSVDRWSEAFEDWGYERV from the coding sequence ATGACCAACCACAGCCTCGCGACCGACGAGCCGGTCCTTCCCGACGCCGTCGCCGAGCCCAGTGCGGAGGAGCTGGTACCGGGCAAGGCCGTGCAGCTGCTCCAGCGGGTCCTGATGCCGCGGCCGGCCGACCAGCTCAAGGTCCGCAACCTGTACCTGGACGAGGTGAACTCCGGTCGGGCCAAGGTGCGCGACCGGTTCACCGCCGAGCTCGGCGCCGGCTGGGAGGTCTCGTTCGCGACCTACTTCAACGCCTTCCCCGCCAGCTACTGGCGCCGCTGGAGCGTCCTCGAGAACGTCGTGCTCCGGATGACCCTGTCCGGCGCCTGCCGCGTCGACATCTACCGGTCCAAGGCCGACGGCGAGTCGATGCACGTGACCGGCGCGACCCACGAGGGCGCCGACCGGACGCTGGAGTTCGAGCTCGACCTCGCCCCCTTCGCCGACGGCGGGTGGTACTGGTTCGACATCACCACCGACGAGCCGACCAGCATCCGCGACGCCGGCTGGTACGCTCCCCACGCCCCCGCCGAGGAGCTGAAGCTCGCGGTGGGGATCTGCACCTACAACCGGCCGGTCGACGCCGTCGCCGCGCTCGAGGCCCTGGTCGAGGACAAGACCGTCCGCGACGACCTGCACCTCGTGGTCGTCGCCGACCAGGGCAACAAGCACGTCAAGGACGCCGCGCACTTCCCGGCGGTGGCCGACGCGCTCGGCGACCGGTTGCGCGTGGTCCAGCAGCCCAACCTGGGCGGCAGCGGTGGGTTCGCCCGGACGATCCACGAGTCCTTCACCCGCAGCGAGGCCACGCACGTCGTGCTGCTCGACGACGACATCCAGCTCGAGCCGGACAGCCTGCTGCGGGCTCGGGCCTTCGCCGCCTACGCCAAGGAGCCGATCCTGGTCGGCGGCCAGATGCTGGCGCTGCAGGACCGCTCCGTGCTGCACGCCATGGGCGAGATCGTCGACCGGTCGAACTTCTTCTGGCGCAACGCCCCGAACACCGAGTACTTCCACGACTTCGGCGAGGAGACGCTGCGCGAGTCGCCGGATCTGCACCGGCGCATCGACGTCGACTACAACGGCTGGTGGATGTGCCTCATCCCGCGGCAGGTCTTCGAGACCGTCGGGATGCCGCTGCCGGTGTTCATCAAGTGGGACGACGCCGAGTACGGGCTGCGCGCCTTCGCCGCGGGCTTCCCGACCGTCTCGCTGCCGGGCACCGCGATCTGGCACCTCTCGTGGGGGGACAAGGACGACGCCAGCGACTGGCAGGCGTACTTCCACATCCGCAACCGGCTGATCGCGGCCGCGCTGCACTCCCCGCACAAGCACGGCGGCAGCATGTTCCGCGACATGCTCAAGAACGACCTGCGGTTCCTCATCACGCTGCAGTACTCCACGGTGGAGCTGCACCAGATGGCCTACCGCGACTTCCTCGCCGGTCCGGAGGCGATGTTCGAGCAGATGCCCGCCTCCGTCGTCCGGGCCCGAGAGACCCGCGCCACCCACTCGGACGGACGCGTGCTCTCCTCGGAGGCGGAGCTCCCGCTGCCGTCCATGGCCGCCGCCGAGGCGATCAAGTTCCGGCAGATCCCGGTGAACCCGCTGCAGATCGGCTCGACGCTGGTCAAGGCGATCGCCCACAACGCCTCGCCGGTGGCGCCGGTCAACCGCGAGGTGCCCCAGCTCAACCTCGCCTACCAGGACGCCCGCTGGTTCCTCCTGGCGCGGCTGGACTCGGCGACCGTCGGGACGGCCGACGGCCGCGGGGTCACGTTCCGGCAGCGCGACCCGAAGGCGTTCCGCGCGCTGTTCGCCAACTCCGTGCGCCTGCTCAACCAGATGTCGAAGAACTTCCCGGATCTGCAGCAGCGCTGGCAGGCGGCCGCCGCCGAGCTCACCTCGGTGGACCGCTGGAGCGAGGCCTTCGAGGACTGGGGCTACGAGCGAGTCTGA
- the glf gene encoding UDP-galactopyranose mutase → MTEPSPDLIVVGSGFFGLTVAERVASELDKRVLVLDRRDHIGGNAYSAPEPETGIEVHVYGAHLFHTSNERVWQYVNRFTEFTNYQHRVFTIYQDKTYSLPINLGTICQYFGKSFSPSEARALVHEQAGELDTAEAANLEEKAISLIGRPLYEAFIRGYTKKQWQTDPTELPAAVIARLPVRYTFDNRYFNDTYEGLPVDGYTAWLERMAAHPNIEVRLSTDYFDVRDELPKDVPTVFTGPIDKYFDYEAGELGWRTLDFETEVLPIGDFQGTSVMNYADEDVPFTRIHEFRHFHPERKYPDDKTVVVREYSRFAETGDEPYYPINTPEDRAKLERYRQLAQKEAEERRVLFGGRLGTYKYLDMHMAIGSALSMFDNRIRPFFDQGESLDGRLED, encoded by the coding sequence GTGACTGAGCCCAGCCCTGACCTCATCGTGGTCGGCTCCGGATTCTTCGGCCTCACCGTCGCCGAGCGGGTCGCCAGCGAGCTGGACAAGCGCGTCCTGGTGCTGGACCGGCGCGACCACATCGGCGGCAACGCCTATTCCGCGCCCGAACCGGAGACCGGCATCGAGGTGCACGTCTACGGGGCGCACCTGTTCCACACCTCGAACGAGCGCGTCTGGCAGTACGTCAACCGGTTCACCGAGTTCACGAACTACCAGCACCGCGTCTTCACCATCTACCAGGACAAGACGTACTCCCTGCCGATCAACCTGGGCACGATCTGCCAGTACTTCGGCAAGAGCTTCTCCCCCTCCGAGGCGCGTGCCCTCGTGCACGAGCAGGCCGGAGAGCTGGACACCGCCGAGGCCGCCAACCTCGAGGAGAAGGCGATCTCGCTGATCGGCCGCCCCCTCTACGAGGCGTTCATCCGCGGGTACACGAAGAAGCAGTGGCAGACCGATCCCACCGAGCTGCCCGCGGCGGTCATCGCCCGGCTGCCCGTGCGGTACACGTTCGACAACCGCTACTTCAACGACACCTACGAGGGCCTGCCGGTCGACGGCTACACCGCGTGGCTGGAGCGGATGGCCGCGCACCCGAACATCGAGGTGCGCCTGTCCACCGACTACTTCGACGTCCGCGACGAGCTGCCCAAGGACGTGCCGACGGTCTTCACCGGCCCGATCGACAAGTACTTCGACTACGAGGCCGGCGAGCTCGGCTGGCGCACCCTGGACTTCGAGACCGAGGTGCTGCCGATCGGTGACTTCCAGGGCACCTCGGTCATGAACTACGCCGACGAGGACGTGCCGTTCACCCGGATCCACGAGTTCCGGCACTTCCACCCCGAGCGCAAGTACCCCGACGACAAGACCGTCGTCGTGCGGGAGTACTCGCGCTTCGCCGAGACCGGCGACGAGCCGTACTACCCGATCAACACCCCCGAGGACCGCGCCAAGCTCGAGCGCTACCGCCAGCTCGCCCAGAAGGAGGCCGAGGAGCGGCGCGTCCTGTTCGGGGGCAGGCTGGGGACCTACAAGTACCTCGACATGCACATGGCGATCGGCTCGGCCCTCTCCATGTTCGACAACCGCATCCGCCCGTTCTTCGACCAGGGCGAGTCGCTCGACGGCCGCCTCGAGGATTGA